The sequence below is a genomic window from Anopheles cruzii chromosome 3, idAnoCruzAS_RS32_06, whole genome shotgun sequence.
ACTGGCTAGAATCGGTTTTTTaagatttttttctgtggtCCCAGCGTAAGTAATTCGTTGGACagtgttttttattgtacgATAAAGAGAGCGAACGACGATGTCTGGCGGTTGGCGATAAGGGTTAATGCAATTACTCACTTCATTGAACTTTTCCTGCGCCCAAGGGTTCCGAAAAGGGCGAACCGCTGGTTGGGATTTACTCGACGGCATTATAGAACCGTCTGTACGATGTCGGCTCGCTACTGGCAAGTGGTAGCTCCGTTTGCTTAATCGTACCAAAACCTGGCGACTGGGAGTTCCGCAGCCCAGAGTACACCAGCAGCGGAACGTAGAGCAGATTCAGCACGCCGAGGGCCCGTAGCAGCAGAGAAAACCCAATCACCGGAACCAACTCTCCGCCGATGATGGGAGCCAGCGAGTAAGCCGCGCTGACTGCAATCTGTTGGATGGCGTAGACGGTGCCGTACGCATGTCTACCGGTGCTCTCGTCCGGGCTAAGCTCCGGATCGTAGCTAGCCCGGGCGGCCAACTGATTGTCGACAAGCGTGGCCAGCAGTGGAACCAGAGCCGCGTCCACCACGCCGATGCCCAGTCCCAGTCCCAAGTGGGGCAGCATGAGACCAACAACGTTGCTAGCGGACGGCAAAAGCAGACACGATACGCCCACGAGCACCAGGGCTCCGATCGATACCCGAATCTGGCCAAAGCGGTAGGCCACGGTGCCGAAAAAGTTCGTTCCCACCCAGTAGCCAATCGAGTCGGGAATGAAGACGGTGCCCAGTTGCCACTTTTTCGGATGCAGATGGGTAATCATCCAGATTGGTAGGCAGGGCTCTAGGATAGCCATCGCCGAGGTCGAGATCCAGATAGCACcgacgaccaccagcaccagtctATGGGTGAGCAGCGGCCACCAGGTAAGCCGCCCGTTGTCATCCGTTGCCGTCGTTGACGAGTCCCTCGGTAGCGAACGAAGCTGGATCGTGGCCAGCTGAAAGTCCAGCTGAAAGTACTGCAACACCAAATTCCCGGCGCACAGTAGCGCCAGCACGTGGAATGGAGCCGCCTTGCCCGCCACTTCGTAGGCGATGCCACCGAATGGGTAACCGACCAACACCCCGACGGCCATGGCTCCCAGGATAGTGCCCATCACTCGAGACCGCCGGTCCGGCTCCGTGTACAGTTGGGCCACCAGGCTCATACCGCACACTCCGATGCAGGCCGATCCTACGCCGTGGATGGCACGAGCAACAAACAGCGATCCGTACGAGgtgccgaaaccgaaaatcaGCGACGCCACCAACAAGTTGAGGCTGCCGAACATGATCGGCACACAGAAACCGAAGCGGCCGGTGCCACTGCCCACGATCGGGTTGGCCACTAGCTGCACCAGCGCCTTCACCCCGAGCAAGATTCCGATGGAACCGCCCTCCTCCTCGATCGCCGGGGTACTAGCGCTGGCTTTGGGTTGAACAGGTTGAACAATCGAACTGCTGCCAGCGCCGATCAGCCCCGGAACGTAGTGAAGGCTAAAGTTTTTGTAGATTACACTTTCCGGCACGCTGGCATCGATGTGGACAAGGTAATCCGGCAGTATTGGCACTGGTTTGAGAGATgcacaatagaaaaaatattgtttttttattctgaagttaatttttcacaaaaacaaccCTTATTTTACTATTTGTTTTAGTATCTGCTTACtaatctttcttttttttttcctttgatGCCCAACTTACCAATAACTGTTAGCAGCATATTGTCCAGAAAGAGCGAAATGTAAACTACAAGAGCCACTACGGCACGGCTCCGATGTCTATTTGTATCATCGAATGATACCATATTGTGTGATTTCCGTACGTTAACAGCCGAGGAAACCAGATGAGCTTTTTCTCTTGTGCACTGCGTCTGCTTTACCCCTATTTCACGCACGGTtccttttgttgttttaatcCTTATTCGGTCAGACGATGCTCGGTGTGTGACTCTTGACGGCGTTCAAAATTTCGTCCTTGCAACAACAACGTCCAGCGCACAGCGCGAGCATCAACAAGTGTTTGACCCACAAAAtgccgaaacgaaaccggaaaaggCCACCAGTGAGTGAGCCGCACTCACTGGTACTCAGCTGCTATTAGACGCGAGCAGAAAACCGCCATTCactccgttcgttcggccaCTGAGCGAGT
It includes:
- the LOC128274008 gene encoding synaptic vesicular amine transporter-like produces the protein MVSFDDTNRHRSRAVVALVVYISLFLDNMLLTVIVPILPDYLVHIDASVPESVIYKNFSLHYVPGLIGAGSSSIVQPVQPKASASTPAIEEEGGSIGILLGVKALVQLVANPIVGSGTGRFGFCVPIMFGSLNLLVASLIFGFGTSYGSLFVARAIHGVGSACIGVCGMSLVAQLYTEPDRRSRVMGTILGAMAVGVLVGYPFGGIAYEVAGKAAPFHVLALLCAGNLVLQYFQLDFQLATIQLRSLPRDSSTTATDDNGRLTWWPLLTHRLVLVVVGAIWISTSAMAILEPCLPIWMITHLHPKKWQLGTVFIPDSIGYWVGTNFFGTVAYRFGQIRVSIGALVLVGVSCLLLPSASNVVGLMLPHLGLGLGIGVVDAALVPLLATLVDNQLAARASYDPELSPDESTGRHAYGTVYAIQQIAVSAAYSLAPIIGGELVPVIGFSLLLRALGVLNLLYVPLLVYSGLRNSQSPGFGTIKQTELPLASSEPTSYRRFYNAVE